One Glycine max cultivar Williams 82 chromosome 4, Glycine_max_v4.0, whole genome shotgun sequence DNA segment encodes these proteins:
- the LOC100780102 gene encoding pathogenesis-related thaumatin-like protein 3.5, which produces MDQLTLAFPFLLTLHLLVSGVVATTSFTLVNKCDYTVWPGILSNAGIATLPTTGFVLQTGESKTVTAPTSWGGRFWGRTLCTQDSAGKFSCLSGDCGSGKLECAGNAATPPATLAEFTLDGAGGLDFFDVSLVDGYNVPMLVAPQGGSGDNCTSTGCVGDLNGACPSELRVTSVDGKQSVACKSACEAFGSPQYCCSGAYGSPTTCKPSPYSQIFKNACPRAYSYAYDDKTSTFTCASAAAYTITFCPSPSSNPSQKSWQGQNPKSDSSGSASASASGSPQLNNGTMVYVGSMDESELWSAGSTHGPESQTIAGFVSITIAVWLLCHLY; this is translated from the exons ATGGATCAGTTAACACTAGCATTTCCATTTTTACTAACACTTCATCTGTTAGTATCAG GTGTAGTAGCAACAACATCGTTCACACTGGTTAACAAATGCGACTACACAGTGTGGCCAGGCATTCTCTCAAACGCAGGAATCGCCACGCTTCCAACAACAGGTTTCGTTCTTCAAACCGGAGAGTCCAAAACCGTAACCGCTCCAACCTCTTGGGGTGGCCGTTTCTGGGGCCGCACACTCTGCACGCAAGACTCCGCCGGAAAATTCTCTTGCCTCAGCGGCGATTGCGGCTCCGGCAAGCTCGAATGCGCCGGAAACGCCGCCACGCCGCCTGCTACCTTAGCCGAGTTCACTCTCGACGGCGCCGGAGGCCTCGATTTCTTCGACGTGAGCCTCGTGGACGGTTACAACGTGCCGATGCTGGTGGCTCCCCAGGGTGGCTCCGGCGATAACTGCACGAGCACTGGGTGCGTTGGGGACCTGAACGGCGCGTGTCCTTCGGAGCTTAGGGTTACGAGCGTGGATGGGAAACAGAGCGTGGCGTGTAAGAGCGCGTGCGAGGCGTTCGGGTCCCCGCAGTATTGCTGCAGCGGCGCGTATGGGTCGCCCACCACTTGCAAGCCTTCGCCTTACTCGCAGATTTTCAAGAACGCTTGCCCACGCGCCTACAGCTACGCGTACGATGACAAGACCAGCACGTTTACGTGCGCTTCTGCTGCGGCTTACACCATCACTTTTTGTCCTTCTCCTAGCAGTAACCCCAg TCAGAAATCGTGGCAAGGGCAAAACCCTAAATCAGATAGTAGTGGCTCGGCTTCGGCTTCTGCTTCTGGGTCGCCGCAACTTAACAACGGCACAATGGTATATGTAGGTAGCATGGATGAAAGTGAATTATGGTCCGCAGGTAGTACCCATGGGCCGGAATCTCAAACCATTGCGGGCTTTGTTAGTATCACCATCGCTGTTTGGCTCTTGTGCCACCTCTACTAA